A section of the Alkalihalobacillus sp. LMS39 genome encodes:
- a CDS encoding bile acid:sodium symporter — protein MNLFEKLYSLIILFSVLIGLIIGQIQAIQAHVELFIVPLLVAMLFITFLQIPLEDIAASVKNIQFTLTSVVINFLWTPLFAWALASIFLFEHPALYIGFIMLLVTPCTDWYLIFTSMAKGNVALSTAILPLNLLLQVILLPLYLLFFAGATGAIELSFLFESVLIVLILPLTLAIIMKFLLKKNKQLFSKFSGLPILFLSLAIVAMFASQGNVLLENLEIMWMLILPLALFFVINFFLSQKVGDKLQFTTQDKKSLTLTTLARNSPLALAIAMTAFPDQPLIPLVLVIGPLLELPILAMTTQVLLVFSKKADKK, from the coding sequence TTGAATCTGTTTGAAAAATTATATTCTCTTATTATTTTATTCTCCGTCCTCATCGGTCTGATTATCGGACAAATTCAAGCGATACAAGCTCATGTTGAATTATTTATAGTCCCTTTATTAGTCGCCATGCTTTTTATAACATTTTTACAAATCCCACTCGAAGATATTGCCGCATCAGTTAAAAACATACAGTTCACACTAACGTCGGTTGTCATTAATTTTTTATGGACACCACTCTTTGCTTGGGCTCTAGCTTCAATCTTTTTATTCGAACATCCAGCCTTATATATTGGGTTCATCATGTTATTAGTTACACCATGTACGGATTGGTATTTGATTTTTACAAGTATGGCAAAAGGAAATGTTGCTTTATCAACAGCGATTCTACCTTTAAACCTACTACTTCAAGTTATATTACTACCGTTATACTTACTATTTTTTGCAGGAGCCACTGGGGCTATTGAACTTTCTTTTTTATTTGAAAGTGTCCTAATTGTGTTGATCCTACCGCTAACTTTAGCTATCATCATGAAATTTCTATTAAAAAAGAACAAGCAGCTATTCTCTAAATTCAGTGGATTACCTATTCTATTTTTAAGCTTAGCGATTGTTGCAATGTTTGCTTCACAAGGAAATGTATTACTAGAAAACCTAGAAATCATGTGGATGCTTATTCTTCCTCTCGCTTTGTTTTTTGTTATTAATTTTTTTCTTTCCCAAAAGGTTGGTGACAAATTACAGTTCACAACACAAGATAAAAAAAGTTTAACGTTAACAACATTAGCTCGAAATTCCCCACTCGCATTAGCAATTGCGATGACTGCTTTTCCGGATCAACCATTAATCCCACTAGTATTAGTCATTGGACCATTGCTGGAATTGCCGATTCTTGCCATGACCACACAAGTTTTATTAGTTTTTTCAAAAAAAGCGGATAAAAAATAA
- a CDS encoding SDR family oxidoreductase yields MKILVTGATGKLGSKIVESLLKTIPANQLSVSVRHVEKAERLRSQGVDVRQADFDKPETLDAAFSGIDRLLIISADGDNETRIQQHANAVAAAERAGVSFIAYTSLANATESKNLMAPPHIATEAAIKKTGIPYSFLRNNWYLENEIGSIQGALAGAPWVTSAGNGKVGWALQQDYADAAASVLIDEGHENTIYELSGPLLTQEQLASALSRVVGKDIPVQHVNDDQYAEIMKGLGIPDFVIPIVVGIQESIRNGSLAVESNDFEKVLGRPVTPIDKALEQIIETIRET; encoded by the coding sequence ATGAAAATATTAGTTACCGGAGCTACAGGGAAATTAGGCTCTAAAATTGTTGAATCATTATTAAAAACAATCCCAGCAAACCAACTTTCCGTTAGTGTTCGTCATGTTGAGAAAGCTGAAAGATTACGCTCCCAAGGTGTCGATGTTCGCCAAGCTGACTTTGATAAACCTGAAACATTAGACGCTGCATTTTCAGGTATTGACCGATTACTTATCATTTCCGCAGATGGGGATAATGAGACGAGAATTCAACAGCATGCCAACGCTGTTGCGGCAGCAGAACGAGCTGGCGTATCCTTTATTGCTTATACAAGTCTAGCCAATGCAACAGAAAGTAAAAACTTAATGGCACCCCCACACATTGCAACAGAAGCAGCGATTAAGAAAACAGGGATTCCGTATTCTTTTTTACGGAACAATTGGTATTTAGAAAATGAAATTGGCAGCATTCAAGGTGCATTGGCAGGTGCTCCGTGGGTTACTTCCGCTGGAAACGGTAAAGTCGGCTGGGCGTTACAACAAGATTATGCCGATGCTGCGGCTTCCGTTCTTATTGATGAAGGACATGAAAATACCATCTATGAACTATCAGGGCCCCTACTGACTCAAGAGCAGTTAGCTTCTGCTTTGAGTCGTGTTGTTGGCAAAGACATTCCCGTCCAACATGTGAATGACGATCAATATGCGGAAATTATGAAAGGGCTAGGAATCCCTGACTTTGTCATTCCGATTGTCGTTGGTATTCAAGAAAGTATTCGTAACGGTTCATTAGCAGTGGAAAGCAATGACTTTGAAAAAGTTCTCGGACGACCTGTTACCCCAATCGATAAAGCTTTAGAGCAAATTATTGAAACAATTCGAGAAACATAA
- a CDS encoding amidase domain-containing protein — protein sequence MRRKSLLLFVIFLLILTVIPTSSLAVESLNFQEEKNSSEIKNIKEKVEEKATEKILYKEAEELLLSHLKGLGQDIEAGSDEYSQFLLKMLIEDHDEELTKHKHYKSLRIYASEYLYQTETFGDVADEVTEMSIEQISKIANEEEMLMQLNTELIMDPNDEGVSILSSYSGSKAAQYALDWSTHGGKKRNPLYNKHKYDCTNFASQAVLAGGKKQNVPSPVKTGITQSTTRWYSIRYENWRSNHFVYAWNESTSWVRVVDFYSYWSQRVPTKNYTNRSSVISYANTGDIVQLRDDGGRRYHSMVVTAKTSNNLRVTYHTDGNGNDVRNQLITNISDKNRFTVLSFTR from the coding sequence GTGAGAAGAAAATCATTACTATTATTTGTTATTTTCTTATTAATACTAACTGTAATCCCGACAAGTTCATTAGCTGTTGAAAGTCTTAACTTCCAAGAAGAAAAAAACAGCTCAGAAATTAAGAATATAAAGGAAAAGGTTGAGGAAAAAGCAACCGAAAAAATATTGTATAAAGAAGCAGAAGAACTTTTATTATCACACCTAAAAGGACTAGGACAAGACATTGAAGCAGGTTCGGATGAGTATAGCCAGTTTCTATTAAAAATGTTAATTGAGGATCATGATGAAGAGTTAACTAAGCACAAGCACTATAAATCGTTAAGAATATATGCATCTGAATATTTGTATCAAACTGAAACCTTCGGAGATGTTGCTGATGAGGTTACAGAAATGAGTATTGAGCAAATCTCTAAAATAGCCAATGAAGAAGAAATGTTAATGCAATTAAATACGGAGTTAATTATGGACCCAAATGATGAGGGTGTATCAATTCTTTCAAGCTACAGTGGATCTAAAGCTGCACAGTATGCGCTAGATTGGTCTACTCATGGTGGGAAAAAACGTAACCCTTTGTATAATAAACATAAATACGATTGTACAAACTTTGCTTCCCAAGCTGTCCTTGCAGGGGGAAAAAAACAAAATGTACCTAGTCCAGTAAAAACGGGTATTACTCAATCGACAACAAGGTGGTATAGTATTCGTTATGAAAATTGGAGATCGAATCATTTTGTTTATGCGTGGAATGAATCAACATCCTGGGTTAGAGTGGTTGATTTCTACTCGTACTGGAGTCAGAGAGTACCAACTAAAAATTACACAAATCGTTCTAGCGTAATTAGTTATGCCAATACTGGGGACATAGTTCAGTTAAGGGATGATGGTGGTAGAAGATATCATAGTATGGTAGTGACAGCAAAAACTTCAAATAATCTAAGAGTAACATATCATACTGATGGTAATGGGAATGATGTAAGAAATCAGTTGATTACAAATATTTCGGATAAGAATAGATTTACAGTTCTTTCTTTTACTCGGTAA
- a CDS encoding Rrf2 family transcriptional regulator → MSISSRFSVGIHILTLIEMNKEGRNSSEFIASSINTNPVVVRKLIGMLKKEGLVEVRPGIAGAKIAKDVADITLLDVYKAVNVVQENELFSIHDKPNPKCVVGKNIQATIEPIFTAAQLAMEKVLGNVTLKDVIDDLENKADEE, encoded by the coding sequence ATGTCCATCAGCAGTCGATTTTCTGTTGGAATTCACATACTAACATTAATAGAAATGAATAAAGAAGGGCGAAATTCATCTGAATTTATAGCCTCAAGTATAAATACAAACCCCGTTGTCGTCAGAAAGCTTATCGGAATGTTAAAGAAGGAGGGGCTAGTTGAGGTGCGGCCTGGTATAGCAGGAGCAAAAATCGCCAAAGACGTAGCAGACATCACGCTATTGGATGTGTATAAAGCAGTTAATGTTGTGCAAGAGAACGAATTATTTTCGATTCATGACAAACCAAATCCAAAATGTGTAGTAGGAAAAAACATTCAAGCCACAATTGAACCAATCTTTACAGCGGCCCAACTAGCGATGGAAAAGGTATTAGGAAATGTAACGTTAAAAGATGTCATCGACGATCTTGAGAATAAAGCGGATGAAGAATAA
- the nagE gene encoding N-acetylglucosamine-specific PTS transporter subunit IIBC: protein MLSFLQRIGKSLMLPIAVLPAAALLLRLGQEDFFDLPFMAGAGAAIFDNLALIFAIGVAVGFARDNNGSAALAGAIGYFVLVNGTQAINPDINMAVLGGIMSGVIAGLLYNRYHDIKLPQWLAFFGGRRFVPIITAGTMVILAGIFGFVWPPIQEFINGLGQWIIDAGALGVGVFGFFNRLLIPIGLHHVLNSLVWFVFGEYNGVTGDLHRFFAGDPSAGIFMTGFFPIMMFGLPAACLAMIVTAKKEKKKQVTGMFIGLALTSFLTGITEPIEFSFMFLSPVLYIIHALLTGLAMSITMLLEIRHGFGFSAGFIDYMLNFGIAQKPLLLLVVGLIYFAIYFIIFYIVIRAFNLKTPGREDDEEDEGTSSTPASTKYTTMAVGITSALGGKENISSIDHCATRLRLEVVDMSVVDEKLLKKHGAKGVMKMNQTSLQVIIGTDVEFVSDKMKEL from the coding sequence ATGTTGAGCTTTTTGCAACGAATTGGGAAATCGTTAATGTTGCCAATTGCTGTGTTACCCGCTGCTGCGTTGTTGCTACGTCTTGGGCAAGAAGACTTTTTTGATTTACCTTTTATGGCTGGAGCCGGTGCTGCTATCTTTGACAATTTAGCGCTTATTTTCGCTATCGGGGTAGCCGTTGGATTTGCACGAGATAACAATGGGTCGGCTGCACTAGCTGGGGCAATTGGTTATTTTGTTCTAGTAAATGGAACTCAAGCCATTAATCCAGATATTAATATGGCGGTATTAGGTGGGATTATGAGTGGGGTTATCGCCGGTTTGCTTTATAATCGCTATCATGACATTAAACTGCCTCAATGGTTAGCGTTCTTTGGTGGAAGACGTTTCGTCCCGATTATTACAGCAGGGACTATGGTTATCCTTGCCGGAATTTTTGGGTTTGTCTGGCCTCCTATTCAAGAATTTATTAATGGTCTAGGACAATGGATTATTGATGCAGGTGCACTCGGAGTCGGTGTTTTCGGATTTTTTAATCGTCTCCTTATCCCCATTGGATTGCATCACGTATTGAACAGCTTAGTCTGGTTTGTCTTTGGTGAATACAACGGGGTCACAGGCGATTTGCACCGTTTTTTTGCTGGTGATCCTTCAGCAGGTATTTTTATGACAGGCTTTTTCCCGATTATGATGTTTGGTCTTCCTGCTGCATGTTTAGCGATGATTGTGACAGCGAAAAAAGAAAAGAAAAAACAAGTAACTGGGATGTTTATCGGGTTAGCATTAACATCATTTTTAACAGGAATTACAGAACCAATTGAATTTTCTTTTATGTTCTTATCCCCTGTGTTATATATCATCCATGCGTTGTTAACCGGATTAGCGATGTCGATTACGATGCTGCTTGAAATCCGCCACGGCTTTGGGTTCTCTGCTGGGTTTATCGATTATATGCTCAACTTCGGAATTGCCCAAAAACCATTATTGCTCCTTGTCGTTGGCCTAATTTACTTTGCGATTTACTTTATCATTTTCTACATTGTCATTCGCGCATTTAACTTAAAAACTCCTGGCCGTGAAGATGACGAGGAAGATGAAGGAACAAGCTCAACACCGGCGTCAACGAAATACACAACTATGGCAGTTGGAATCACATCTGCCTTAGGTGGAAAAGAGAATATTTCTTCAATTGACCATTGCGCTACCAGGCTTCGTTTAGAGGTTGTTGATATGAGTGTAGTTGATGAAAAGCTATTAAAGAAACACGGTGCTAAAGGTGTGATGAAAATGAATCAAACGAGTTTACAAGTCATTATTGGAACTGACGTGGAATTTGTTAGTGATAAAATGAAGGAATTGTAA
- a CDS encoding long-chain fatty acid--CoA ligase, translating into MVVADKVWKTQYPKEIPTTIQYPETSLVSFLEEAYKKNPNQRAILFMGSTLTYKELYESTVKLANGLKDLGLQSGDRVSIMLPNCPQAVISYYAVLMVGGIVVQTNPLYVERELEHQLNDSGATFMIALDWVYPKIEKVKKVSKLKKILITSLKDYLPFPKNLLFPLVAKKNGMNTKVPYSDEILSFTKVMKAGSPTVISIETTPDDVAILQYTGGTTGLAKGVMLTHRNLIVNVVQCNEWLYKSEYGKERVLGIVPFFHVYGMTVVMNSSIYMGSTMILLPKFDPKTALKTIDKEKPTLFPGAPTMYIGLLNHPEISNYDLSSIKACISGSAPLPIEVQQQFEKITKGVLVEGYGLTETSPVTHCNFVWGGDRVTGSIGVPWPDTDAKIISLDTGEEVESGQVGELIIKGPQVMKGYWNRPEETAHTIQDGWLYTGDMGYMDDKGYFYIVDRKKDMIIAGGFNIYPREIEEVLFEHPAVLECVVIGIPDPYRGETVKAFIVLKEDEKVSEQEFDNYCREKLAAYKVPKKYEFREELPKTMVGKVLRRALREEENNNQ; encoded by the coding sequence ATGGTAGTGGCAGACAAAGTGTGGAAGACTCAGTATCCGAAAGAAATTCCAACAACGATTCAATATCCTGAAACTTCCCTTGTATCTTTCTTAGAAGAAGCCTACAAGAAAAACCCTAATCAACGAGCCATTTTATTTATGGGTAGTACGTTAACCTATAAAGAGCTTTATGAAAGTACGGTTAAACTAGCAAATGGCTTAAAAGACCTAGGGTTACAGTCAGGTGACCGTGTATCGATTATGCTACCGAACTGTCCTCAAGCGGTAATTAGTTATTATGCTGTGTTAATGGTTGGCGGTATTGTAGTGCAAACAAATCCACTTTATGTAGAGCGGGAACTAGAGCATCAGCTCAACGATTCGGGTGCAACCTTTATGATTGCTCTTGATTGGGTGTATCCAAAGATTGAGAAAGTAAAAAAAGTGTCAAAGTTAAAAAAGATACTCATAACTAGTTTAAAAGATTATTTACCGTTTCCAAAGAACCTTCTTTTTCCATTAGTAGCAAAGAAAAACGGGATGAACACAAAGGTTCCATATTCAGATGAGATTCTTTCGTTTACGAAAGTAATGAAAGCGGGATCCCCAACGGTAATATCTATTGAAACGACGCCGGACGATGTTGCGATATTGCAATATACAGGTGGAACTACTGGACTAGCAAAAGGGGTTATGCTCACTCATCGGAACTTAATTGTAAACGTTGTTCAATGTAATGAGTGGCTATATAAATCTGAATACGGAAAAGAAAGAGTGCTTGGTATTGTGCCGTTTTTCCACGTGTATGGAATGACAGTTGTCATGAATTCAAGTATTTATATGGGCTCGACCATGATTCTTTTACCAAAATTTGATCCGAAAACGGCATTAAAAACGATCGATAAGGAAAAGCCAACTTTATTTCCTGGAGCACCAACAATGTATATTGGCTTATTAAATCACCCTGAAATAAGCAATTATGATTTATCCTCCATTAAAGCTTGTATTAGTGGTTCAGCGCCTTTACCTATCGAAGTGCAGCAGCAGTTTGAAAAGATTACAAAGGGAGTTCTTGTAGAAGGGTATGGCTTAACGGAAACATCTCCAGTTACACATTGTAATTTCGTCTGGGGTGGTGACCGGGTAACAGGAAGCATCGGGGTACCATGGCCAGATACAGATGCCAAAATCATTTCACTTGATACGGGAGAGGAAGTTGAATCAGGTCAAGTTGGGGAACTTATTATTAAAGGGCCACAAGTGATGAAAGGCTACTGGAACCGCCCTGAAGAAACAGCTCATACGATTCAAGATGGATGGCTGTATACGGGTGATATGGGATATATGGATGATAAAGGGTATTTTTATATCGTCGATCGGAAAAAAGATATGATAATTGCAGGTGGGTTTAATATTTATCCACGTGAAATAGAAGAAGTTCTATTCGAACATCCAGCAGTATTGGAATGTGTTGTCATCGGCATTCCGGATCCATATCGAGGTGAAACAGTAAAAGCATTTATTGTTCTAAAAGAAGACGAGAAAGTATCTGAACAAGAGTTTGATAACTATTGCCGTGAAAAACTAGCAGCCTATAAAGTACCGAAGAAATACGAATTCCGTGAAGAGCTACCAAAAACAATGGTAGGGAAAGTATTACGACGAGCACTACGAGAAGAAGAAAATAACAATCAATAA
- a CDS encoding sigma-70 family RNA polymerase sigma factor, with the protein MDVEKRVKKAIKGNKREFEFLINLEKEKLYRIAFLYVKNQTDALEIVQDTVYKAFVSIHKLQEPAQFTAWIKKILIHCALDFLKKKQKVVFISNDLLEWIPDKAIEIDTQLDLMEAIDQLNGKYKSVIILKYYEDLPNKEIATIMDIPEGTVKSTLHRALQQLRVVLEGECANG; encoded by the coding sequence ATGGATGTTGAAAAGCGAGTGAAAAAAGCAATAAAAGGAAATAAAAGAGAATTTGAATTTTTAATAAACCTAGAAAAGGAGAAATTATATCGCATTGCTTTTTTGTATGTGAAAAACCAAACAGATGCATTAGAAATCGTCCAAGATACGGTATATAAAGCTTTTGTTTCCATTCACAAATTACAAGAACCAGCACAGTTTACAGCATGGATTAAGAAAATATTAATTCACTGTGCGCTTGATTTTTTAAAGAAGAAACAGAAAGTCGTGTTTATTTCAAATGATTTACTAGAATGGATTCCGGATAAAGCAATTGAAATCGATACCCAGCTTGATTTGATGGAAGCAATAGATCAACTGAATGGCAAATACAAAAGTGTCATTATTTTAAAATATTATGAGGATTTGCCTAATAAAGAGATTGCAACCATTATGGATATACCAGAGGGAACAGTGAAATCAACACTACATCGAGCATTGCAGCAATTGCGTGTAGTATTGGAGGGGGAGTGTGCCAATGGATAA
- a CDS encoding GyrI-like domain-containing protein — MNMKLETLPPYRIVFTRQVGPYGDGNRKTMEEIKNWAKEKQWLTSAVFLGIAQDNPETTKPEQCRFDACLVVPNDYQMPREEGFYEVTLPGGLYLVFQVQHTKEALQKAWTEIFPAVYQNGYEVDSKPVIERYTGESGKDDICELCVPVK, encoded by the coding sequence ATGAATATGAAGCTTGAAACTCTTCCTCCATACCGAATCGTTTTTACTCGACAAGTTGGACCATATGGAGACGGAAACAGGAAAACGATGGAAGAAATTAAAAACTGGGCAAAAGAAAAACAATGGCTAACTTCAGCCGTTTTCCTCGGAATTGCCCAAGATAACCCCGAAACAACAAAACCTGAACAATGTCGATTTGATGCTTGTCTCGTCGTCCCAAACGATTACCAAATGCCCCGTGAAGAAGGTTTCTATGAAGTTACACTCCCTGGTGGTCTCTATTTAGTATTTCAAGTCCAACATACAAAAGAAGCACTCCAAAAAGCTTGGACTGAGATTTTTCCTGCGGTTTATCAAAATGGATATGAAGTCGACAGTAAACCTGTAATTGAACGCTATACTGGTGAAAGCGGAAAAGACGATATTTGTGAGTTGTGTGTTCCTGTAAAATAA
- a CDS encoding DUF4179 domain-containing protein — MDKFTKFKQDANRIEIPEIELNEKIQIAIEEASQSNRKISISRTAITVVAAAMMFLLVATSGFYSTTMASMLSKIPYIEAVLPFTDEGLKAADSQNLITYVGETVSERGIDITLTDVYYDEVRFVIGYMIPAQNQEYDGSFAVQESELFIDGQLPFNVSRNEQQVGDVVVGTITTYADLPDEFEFVFDVTQVFQERGNWTFSLPAQKIKGGKEFTVDQTVASEDKTFTVKKIMTTPSATHVQLEMRSQSNEFAIDSFYVYDMNGKRVEAFANDIEHGYVSSSESWKINAFVTFPVIKDSQTLTIVPTKYEEGMLEVWEQLSVTIPISELQAEPISENTMYGLRDKTKMDKKTFIEDETFEEVIEHFGLDEYQYSKAMFHGFDRKLHAAFYKDNQISIQHDVQSLALLSGGEGFLFYKNIEGTIFVWEIKQEKEEEWTVIDKKQFDGKSIQHLEERYYREVE, encoded by the coding sequence ATGGATAAATTTACAAAATTTAAACAAGATGCAAACCGCATTGAAATACCTGAGATAGAATTGAATGAAAAAATACAGATAGCGATTGAGGAAGCAAGTCAATCGAATAGGAAAATATCAATATCTAGAACAGCGATAACAGTAGTAGCAGCGGCGATGATGTTTTTATTAGTGGCTACATCAGGTTTTTACTCAACAACGATGGCAAGTATGCTATCAAAAATACCGTACATCGAGGCTGTACTTCCCTTTACAGATGAAGGGTTAAAAGCGGCCGATTCGCAAAATTTAATTACTTATGTAGGTGAGACTGTGTCCGAACGAGGAATCGATATTACACTGACGGATGTGTATTATGATGAAGTTCGCTTTGTAATTGGCTATATGATTCCAGCGCAAAATCAAGAATACGACGGCTCTTTTGCGGTACAAGAAAGCGAGCTCTTCATTGATGGTCAACTTCCTTTTAACGTATCTAGAAATGAACAACAAGTTGGAGACGTTGTCGTTGGCACGATAACAACGTATGCTGATTTGCCAGATGAATTTGAATTCGTCTTTGACGTGACACAAGTATTTCAAGAAAGAGGAAACTGGACATTTTCATTGCCAGCTCAAAAAATAAAAGGCGGAAAAGAGTTTACAGTGGACCAAACAGTTGCATCAGAGGATAAAACTTTTACAGTGAAAAAGATTATGACAACCCCAAGTGCGACCCATGTTCAGCTTGAAATGCGGAGTCAATCAAATGAGTTTGCTATCGATTCGTTTTACGTTTATGATATGAACGGAAAAAGGGTGGAAGCATTTGCGAATGACATAGAACATGGATATGTATCAAGCAGTGAGAGTTGGAAAATAAATGCCTTTGTCACGTTTCCGGTCATAAAAGACAGTCAAACACTTACGATAGTGCCAACGAAATATGAAGAAGGAATGCTTGAAGTGTGGGAGCAGTTATCGGTCACAATTCCAATCTCAGAACTACAGGCAGAACCTATCTCTGAAAATACAATGTATGGTCTTCGCGACAAAACTAAAATGGATAAAAAAACATTTATAGAAGACGAAACGTTTGAAGAAGTTATTGAACACTTTGGACTAGATGAATATCAGTATTCCAAAGCAATGTTTCATGGCTTTGATAGAAAGTTACATGCAGCTTTTTATAAAGACAATCAAATTAGCATACAACATGATGTTCAATCACTTGCTTTATTGAGTGGAGGCGAAGGGTTTCTATTTTATAAAAACATAGAAGGAACAATTTTTGTTTGGGAGATAAAGCAAGAAAAAGAAGAAGAGTGGACCGTCATTGACAAAAAACAGTTTGACGGGAAATCCATTCAACACCTTGAAGAAAGATATTATCGCGAAGTAGAATGA
- a CDS encoding FusB/FusC family EF-G-binding protein has protein sequence MTNKNELIIEMAPFLRNDQYNFIKFQLNHLVHAQTTVRDEDILSALKLNAYDKMVALFPELKDSQKALLQKLIEFENVEQVERLVSELKGYVIPFKYVSEKTVAKLFPKAKKLKMPVLEDIDFRELSYLGWYDVRSERKFLIFNDDNNLIGILGTFKGEMRGICSLCNRHEDVGLFMATVKSGMETYTSRGNYICHDSFTCNQNVITLERLTNFVKLVKE, from the coding sequence ATGACGAATAAAAATGAATTAATAATTGAAATGGCACCTTTTCTAAGAAATGACCAATATAATTTTATTAAGTTCCAACTGAATCACCTTGTTCACGCTCAAACGACAGTGAGGGATGAAGATATCCTTTCGGCGTTAAAATTAAATGCGTATGATAAAATGGTGGCATTGTTCCCTGAATTAAAGGACAGCCAAAAAGCATTATTACAAAAACTCATTGAATTTGAAAATGTAGAACAAGTGGAAAGACTTGTATCAGAGCTAAAAGGGTACGTCATTCCGTTTAAATATGTGAGCGAAAAAACGGTGGCAAAACTATTCCCGAAAGCGAAAAAATTAAAAATGCCGGTACTGGAGGACATTGATTTTAGAGAATTATCTTATTTAGGTTGGTATGATGTTCGTTCAGAAAGGAAATTTCTCATTTTCAATGACGACAACAATTTAATAGGCATTCTAGGGACATTTAAAGGGGAAATGAGAGGCATTTGTTCGCTTTGTAATCGACATGAAGACGTTGGCTTGTTTATGGCAACAGTCAAAAGTGGGATGGAAACGTACACGAGCAGAGGCAATTATATTTGCCATGACAGTTTTACGTGTAATCAAAATGTGATTACATTAGAAAGACTTACGAATTTCGTAAAGCTGGTAAAAGAGTAA
- the fabG gene encoding 3-oxoacyl-ACP reductase FabG, translated as MGKLLNKVAVVTGGAQGIGAEIVKRLVEDGAKVVALDLNEEKLTQTASQLDETGETVVPMVCNVANIESVEDVFATIYEKFGKIDILVNNAGITRDAFFHKMTKDQWDSVLDVNLTSMFHTCQAVIPNMRAQEYGKIVNVSSTSSWGNMGQANYSASKAGVIGLTRTLAKENGLKNITVNAIAPGQIDTEMTQNMPENIKMMALMLTPAGRVGDPAEVASVVSFLSSDDSSFVNGECISVSGGFLMA; from the coding sequence ATGGGCAAGTTATTAAATAAAGTGGCAGTCGTAACAGGTGGCGCCCAAGGCATTGGTGCTGAAATTGTAAAAAGATTAGTCGAAGATGGTGCCAAAGTTGTCGCCCTTGATTTGAATGAAGAAAAGCTAACACAAACGGCATCCCAACTTGATGAAACAGGTGAAACTGTTGTTCCAATGGTTTGTAATGTAGCTAATATAGAAAGTGTAGAAGATGTCTTTGCTACAATCTATGAAAAGTTTGGCAAGATTGATATTTTAGTAAACAATGCTGGGATTACAAGAGATGCGTTTTTTCATAAAATGACAAAAGACCAGTGGGATTCGGTTCTTGATGTGAACTTAACGAGCATGTTTCATACATGCCAAGCCGTTATTCCAAACATGCGCGCACAAGAGTATGGAAAAATCGTTAATGTATCCTCGACATCAAGCTGGGGCAATATGGGCCAGGCAAACTATAGTGCTTCAAAAGCTGGTGTTATCGGATTAACAAGAACATTGGCAAAAGAAAATGGCTTAAAAAACATTACAGTTAATGCCATTGCCCCAGGACAAATCGATACGGAAATGACACAAAACATGCCAGAAAATATTAAAATGATGGCACTCATGTTAACGCCAGCTGGACGTGTAGGTGACCCAGCAGAAGTTGCTTCAGTCGTGTCGTTTCTGTCGTCGGATGATTCTAGTTTTGTGAATGGAGAATGCATTAGTGTCAGTGGTGGATTTTTGATGGCGTAA